The proteins below come from a single Iocasia fonsfrigidae genomic window:
- a CDS encoding ABC transporter ATP-binding protein produces the protein MKEKSWVGILFSYTKGSKIKLSLSILLAIISVFGGLLPYLGVYHIIIMFFAGTQTGSKILYWAGICLGGYLIKILFYGFSTVLSHRSAYKILENIRLAIADKLMKVPLGTVLNESIGKMKNVIVDRVETIELPLAHLIPEGLSSLLLAVSVLVYLIVVDWRMAIAGIISIPLAAIPYGIVMRTYNKKYDDYMKASNYVNGVIVEYIEGIEVIKAFNHASISYEKFQKAINDFKDYTLDWFQSTWKLMNLGSAILPSTLLGTLPLGMYLYINGLLTPADLTISIILSLGIVETLTKFTVFVNDLKSIEYALRDADQFLNLKELPSVRQQVKLKNYNIKLENVSFSYLQDENNKENVLTNIDLEIPEGSFTALVGPSGGGKSTIARLMARFWDVGKGAIKIGDTDIRDIPLTQLTDTVSFVTQDNFLFNSSLLENIRLGNSKASDEEVKEAAKAACCHEFIEELDGGYNTLAGEAGNKLSGGEKQRIAIARAILKNAPIVMLDEATAFTDPENEDKIQKSIAALTKGKTLLVIAHRLSTIRNADNIVVLNNGRIEDTGSHEKLLKDCKLYRDMWQAHIGSKAWAANSDQNIEGEVVSNV, from the coding sequence ATGAAGGAGAAAAGCTGGGTAGGTATTTTATTTTCTTATACTAAAGGTAGTAAGATTAAGCTATCACTATCTATTTTACTGGCGATTATTAGTGTATTTGGTGGTTTGCTTCCTTATCTGGGGGTTTACCATATTATTATTATGTTTTTTGCAGGTACACAGACAGGTAGTAAAATTTTATACTGGGCAGGAATCTGTCTGGGAGGATATCTTATTAAGATCTTATTTTATGGTTTCTCTACTGTTTTGTCTCATAGGTCAGCCTATAAGATATTGGAAAATATCCGTCTTGCTATTGCAGATAAGTTAATGAAGGTACCTCTAGGTACAGTATTAAATGAGAGTATAGGTAAGATGAAAAATGTAATAGTAGATAGGGTAGAAACCATTGAACTACCATTAGCCCATTTAATTCCAGAGGGATTATCTAGTCTGCTTCTGGCAGTTTCTGTTTTGGTTTATTTGATTGTTGTTGACTGGCGGATGGCTATTGCAGGCATTATATCTATACCCCTTGCCGCCATTCCCTATGGAATTGTGATGAGAACATATAACAAAAAGTATGATGATTATATGAAAGCAAGTAATTATGTAAATGGTGTAATTGTAGAGTATATTGAGGGTATTGAAGTTATTAAGGCCTTTAATCATGCTTCTATTTCCTATGAAAAATTTCAAAAGGCAATAAACGATTTTAAGGATTATACCCTGGATTGGTTCCAGAGTACCTGGAAATTAATGAACCTGGGAAGTGCAATTTTACCGTCAACATTATTAGGTACATTACCGCTAGGAATGTATCTTTATATTAATGGTTTATTAACTCCAGCTGATTTGACAATATCAATTATTTTATCACTGGGAATAGTGGAAACATTGACAAAGTTTACGGTCTTTGTAAATGACCTCAAGTCAATTGAATATGCTCTAAGGGATGCTGATCAATTCCTTAATCTGAAAGAACTGCCGTCTGTCAGGCAGCAGGTAAAATTAAAGAATTATAATATAAAACTAGAAAATGTATCTTTTTCTTATCTGCAAGATGAAAATAATAAAGAAAATGTTTTGACAAATATTGATCTAGAAATTCCAGAGGGAAGTTTTACGGCTCTGGTTGGTCCATCAGGTGGCGGAAAATCTACTATTGCAAGATTGATGGCCAGGTTCTGGGATGTAGGTAAGGGTGCTATTAAAATTGGGGATACTGATATCAGAGATATCCCTCTAACCCAACTAACAGATACTGTCAGTTTTGTGACCCAGGATAACTTCCTCTTTAATTCTTCTTTATTGGAAAATATCCGTCTGGGAAATTCCAAGGCCTCTGATGAAGAGGTAAAAGAGGCAGCTAAAGCGGCCTGCTGTCATGAATTTATTGAAGAGCTGGATGGGGGATATAATACCCTGGCAGGGGAAGCTGGAAATAAACTTTCAGGAGGGGAGAAGCAGAGGATTGCTATTGCCAGGGCAATTCTTAAAAATGCACCTATTGTCATGCTTGATGAGGCTACAGCTTTTACCGACCCTGAAAATGAAGATAAGATTCAAAAGTCAATTGCTGCCCTTACCAAAGGAAAGACATTATTAGTTATTGCCCATAGATTATCTACAATTAGAAATGCTGATAACATTGTTGTTTTAAACAATGGTAGGATTGAGGATACTGGCAGTCATGAAAAACTCTTAAAGGATTGTAAGCTGTATAGGGATATGTGGCAGGCCCATATTGGCAGTAAGGCCTGGGCTGCTAATAGTGATCAGAATATTGAAGGTGAGGTGGTATCCAATGTTTAA
- a CDS encoding TetR/AcrR family transcriptional regulator, with product MIKIETYTRKSREERLEEIKQAAQKVFLRKGFKDTNMEDIINETTLSKGGFYYYFKNTKEIYFAILEEKSDNTIAYLGQMFADNQDTIGEVVDYLAESIFEDFAERRLFLMGLYESYYDNDFMEKFGLIQEKYVDLTVNIIIEKHPDMGKEKLREKINFLYTLYHNFVINCNMMAGKNIYKRNKKYLKDLFIDILRD from the coding sequence GTGATAAAAATAGAAACTTATACAAGGAAAAGCAGAGAGGAGCGGTTAGAAGAGATAAAACAGGCAGCACAGAAAGTTTTTTTAAGAAAAGGATTTAAAGATACAAACATGGAGGATATTATTAATGAAACTACCTTATCTAAAGGCGGTTTTTACTATTATTTTAAAAATACAAAAGAGATTTACTTTGCTATTTTAGAGGAAAAATCAGATAATACTATTGCTTATCTGGGACAGATGTTTGCTGATAATCAGGATACAATAGGGGAAGTGGTAGACTATTTAGCAGAGAGTATCTTTGAAGACTTTGCTGAAAGAAGACTTTTTTTAATGGGATTGTATGAAAGTTATTATGATAATGATTTTATGGAAAAATTCGGTTTAATCCAGGAAAAATATGTTGATCTTACTGTGAATATTATTATTGAAAAACACCCTGACATGGGGAAAGAAAAGTTGAGAGAAAAGATAAATTTTCTGTATACCCTCTATCATAACTTTGTTATAAATTGTAATATGATGGCTGGCAAAAATATTTACAAGAGGAATAAGAAATATCTTAAAGATTTATTTATTGATATTTTAAGAGATTAA
- a CDS encoding ABC transporter ATP-binding protein, protein MLSIIKRVLKLAGEFAGKIKLAMFVSFFEAIFNNVPIFIILYILIGIMNDALDVNDVWISGGIIITALLLQCVLKRVIYVLQSGTGFEIFARERIKIGDRFKRFPMGYFSEGNKGYISAVITSDINFIEMYAMNAIDKVVIAYVNAMVACIFLLIIDYRIAVISILAFLIGVFLLKKILAVGKKHSVIRQDKQSELVSAVLEYVQGMSVIKAFNMSGDKAKATKKAFEEFRDISIEMEKGFMPYIFRFESIFALGIGLTILLASSFTVYGSLNMSIMLMIFVFIFRIYLPFNALSLLSAEIRIMEAGLDRYDALKNIEIIDENGRDIKLDSFDIEFKDVSFAYDDKKVLQNISFAIPEKSMTALVGSSGSGKTTIANLIARFWDVQKGEVRVGGVNVKEMTCDSLLSNISMVFQNVYLFNDTIFNNIKFGNPEASREEVIAVAKKARCHEFIMELPDGYDTMVDEGGSSLSGGEKQRISIARAILKDAPIILLDEATASVDPENEKYIQLAINELVKDKTLVVIAHRLSTIRSANQILVLENGNLVQKGNHNQLVEEEGKYKDFWDRRMKAKSWEISKATLAKD, encoded by the coding sequence ATGCTTAGTATTATTAAAAGGGTATTAAAGCTGGCTGGTGAGTTTGCAGGCAAAATAAAACTGGCCATGTTTGTAAGTTTTTTTGAAGCTATTTTTAATAATGTCCCTATCTTTATAATCTTATATATATTAATTGGGATAATGAATGATGCTTTGGATGTAAATGATGTCTGGATAAGTGGTGGTATTATTATAACTGCTTTGCTTTTACAATGTGTATTAAAAAGGGTTATCTATGTTTTGCAGAGTGGTACTGGTTTTGAGATTTTCGCCCGGGAAAGAATAAAAATTGGTGATAGATTTAAGAGATTTCCCATGGGTTATTTTAGTGAAGGGAATAAGGGTTATATTTCGGCCGTGATTACCTCTGATATAAATTTTATTGAGATGTATGCTATGAATGCCATTGACAAAGTTGTTATCGCTTATGTCAATGCTATGGTGGCTTGTATTTTTTTGCTGATTATTGATTACAGAATAGCAGTAATATCAATTTTAGCTTTTTTAATTGGAGTCTTTTTGCTCAAGAAGATTTTAGCAGTGGGGAAAAAACATTCTGTTATTAGACAGGATAAACAATCAGAATTAGTTTCTGCTGTTTTGGAATATGTGCAGGGGATGTCAGTAATAAAGGCCTTCAATATGAGTGGAGACAAAGCAAAGGCGACTAAAAAGGCTTTTGAAGAGTTCAGAGATATTTCTATAGAGATGGAAAAGGGTTTTATGCCTTATATATTTCGTTTTGAGAGTATTTTTGCCCTGGGAATTGGCTTAACTATTTTGCTGGCTAGTAGTTTTACTGTTTACGGGAGTCTAAATATGTCCATAATGTTGATGATCTTTGTATTTATCTTCCGTATATACTTACCCTTTAATGCTTTGAGTTTACTGAGTGCCGAAATCAGGATTATGGAGGCCGGGCTTGATCGATATGATGCCCTGAAAAATATAGAGATTATAGATGAAAATGGCAGGGATATTAAGCTTGATAGCTTTGATATTGAATTTAAGGATGTTTCTTTTGCTTATGACGATAAGAAGGTATTACAGAATATTAGTTTTGCAATACCTGAAAAAAGTATGACAGCCCTGGTGGGGTCATCTGGTTCTGGTAAAACTACCATTGCCAATTTGATTGCCCGCTTCTGGGATGTACAGAAGGGTGAAGTCAGAGTTGGTGGGGTTAATGTCAAAGAAATGACTTGTGATAGTCTTTTATCTAACATCAGTATGGTTTTTCAGAATGTATATCTCTTTAATGATACGATTTTTAATAATATTAAATTTGGAAACCCGGAGGCTAGTCGTGAAGAAGTAATAGCAGTTGCTAAAAAAGCCAGATGCCATGAGTTTATTATGGAGTTGCCAGATGGGTATGACACTATGGTTGATGAAGGTGGCTCATCATTGTCTGGTGGTGAAAAACAGAGGATCTCAATTGCAAGGGCTATTTTGAAAGATGCCCCTATTATATTACTGGATGAAGCAACAGCAAGTGTTGACCCGGAGAATGAAAAATATATTCAACTGGCTATCAATGAACTGGTTAAAGATAAGACCCTGGTGGTGATTGCTCACAGGTTATCGACTATTCGTAGTGCAAACCAGATTTTAGTATTAGAAAATGGAAATCTTGTACAGAAGGGTAATCATAATCAGCTTGTAGAAGAAGAGGGAAAATATAAGGACTTCTGGGATAGACGAATGAAGGCAAAAAGTTGGGAGATTAGTAAAGCCACTTTAGCTAAAGATTAG
- a CDS encoding ABC transporter ATP-binding protein translates to MFKTIKRIIKWTGEDKKRLYLGFVYSFFLSILTALPVMGAAYVLNLIILDMNGSQQLSMDWVLYILAFLILLVLGRALFSYLRAKSQESIGYEITAKERIEIGNILKKVSLGFFDSNNAGKIASAVTTDFSYVEMYGMKMIDNVVNGYICTLTMILCLAFYNYIIALICLAGVGLSAVFLRLLSNRSNRNAPVHQEAQDSMIAATIEYIRGIPIVKAFKQVGVSREGIEKAYRKSRDINVKIEMDYVPANCLHLFSLKLASVAVVLAAATMAAKGEMAIPNMLMMLIFSFIIFGHVESINNAAHVLEIIDATMDKLEKIKEAEFIDKNGKELTLSSYDIEFKNVSFAYEQKDVIKSLSFKIPEKTTTAIVGPSGSGKTTICSLLARFYDVSKGSISIGGRDIREMSCNSLLRNISMVFQNVYLFHDTVYNNIKFGNPEAGKEEVIEAAKKACCHEFIMKLPERYQTVIGDTGSTLSGGEKQRISIARAILKDASIVILDEATASVDPENEHKIQGAITSLVKGKTMITIAHRLATIENADQILVVDDGEIVQQGSHKELIREGKIYKKFMSIREKAEGWTLA, encoded by the coding sequence ATGTTTAAAACAATTAAGAGAATTATTAAATGGACTGGTGAAGATAAAAAACGGCTTTATCTAGGTTTTGTTTACTCTTTCTTTTTAAGTATTTTAACTGCTTTACCGGTAATGGGAGCAGCCTATGTTTTAAATCTTATTATTCTTGATATGAATGGAAGTCAGCAGTTGAGTATGGACTGGGTCTTATATATCTTAGCTTTTCTTATTTTATTAGTTTTGGGAAGGGCATTGTTTTCGTATTTAAGGGCGAAGTCCCAGGAAAGTATAGGTTATGAGATTACTGCTAAGGAAAGAATTGAAATAGGTAATATTCTCAAGAAAGTATCCCTGGGGTTCTTTGACTCAAATAATGCAGGGAAAATAGCTTCTGCTGTTACAACTGATTTTTCATATGTTGAAATGTACGGTATGAAGATGATAGATAATGTAGTTAATGGATATATATGTACCCTTACCATGATATTATGTCTGGCTTTTTATAATTATATTATAGCCTTAATTTGTCTTGCTGGGGTGGGATTATCAGCTGTGTTTTTAAGGCTTCTTAGTAATCGTAGTAATCGAAATGCACCGGTTCATCAGGAAGCACAGGATTCTATGATTGCAGCAACTATAGAATATATTAGAGGGATTCCTATAGTGAAGGCATTTAAACAGGTGGGGGTTTCCAGAGAAGGGATTGAAAAGGCCTATAGAAAAAGTAGAGATATAAATGTCAAGATTGAAATGGATTATGTTCCTGCGAATTGTTTGCATTTATTTTCCCTTAAGCTGGCTTCTGTGGCAGTTGTACTTGCAGCGGCTACGATGGCTGCTAAGGGAGAAATGGCCATACCAAATATGTTAATGATGTTAATCTTTTCCTTTATAATATTTGGGCATGTAGAGTCGATTAATAATGCTGCCCATGTACTGGAGATTATTGATGCTACAATGGACAAATTAGAAAAGATTAAAGAGGCCGAATTTATTGATAAGAATGGAAAGGAATTAACTCTATCTTCTTATGATATTGAATTTAAGAATGTATCTTTTGCTTATGAACAAAAGGATGTTATTAAAAGTCTTAGTTTTAAAATTCCAGAAAAAACAACTACAGCTATTGTCGGACCTTCAGGGAGTGGCAAAACTACTATTTGTAGTTTGTTAGCAAGATTTTATGATGTCAGCAAGGGGAGTATATCAATTGGTGGTAGGGATATAAGAGAGATGAGTTGTAATAGTCTTTTGCGAAATATTAGTATGGTATTTCAGAATGTATATCTCTTCCATGATACTGTTTATAACAATATAAAGTTTGGTAATCCAGAGGCAGGTAAGGAAGAGGTTATTGAGGCAGCTAAAAAGGCATGTTGTCATGAATTTATAATGAAACTTCCAGAGAGGTATCAAACAGTTATTGGAGATACCGGTTCTACTCTGTCAGGGGGAGAGAAACAGCGAATATCTATAGCTAGGGCAATACTGAAGGATGCATCTATTGTCATACTGGATGAGGCAACCGCCAGTGTTGACCCTGAAAATGAACATAAAATCCAGGGCGCTATTACTTCTTTGGTAAAAGGGAAGACTATGATTACTATTGCTCACAGACTGGCAACCATTGAAAATGCAGATCAGATTCTTGTTGTAGATGATGGAGAAATTGTACAACAGGGAAGCCATAAAGAGTTGATTAGAGAAGGAAAGATTTATAAAAAATTTATGTCTATACGTGAAAAGGCAGAGGGATGGACTCTGGCATAA
- a CDS encoding efflux RND transporter permease subunit encodes MNLEKINTKFRALGKKIIKYRYLILIMFVLLLGFAFNGLKGIESDSSNDAWYFDDDPVIVLENRFERMFGNTDIFAVHVQLDDVFKKENLEKIRELTEELEDKVPLVDDIISITDFEYINGTDWGIDIGDLIPEEIPDNAKELAELKRRALAKKSLFNRLVSDDGKETWILGNLKKDPDNWRKNKDYLTYLQNKAKEYHELYKEFDLSKPVAPNYITGKVVNKIARQEKYKDLNPRTTGMPCINVDKRGFFAKETPRLMGLGLIISVILLGIFLRSWRGVIFPIITAIGTMIITLGIEGYFKTTVQPSILPMPLFLGLAVAVGYSIHLFNFFKKELLKTGKRKEAVVIAIEKTGWPLLFTALTTIFALMSFVFIKIKSLNWVGYTTAGIVAVTYLLILIVFPIFLSFGRDKKVTAKINNKKTSGLEEKLGNFGKWTLNNTKPIIIIFIVLTLVSVYGITKTEVDFDNERTMGRKIPYVDRMLSAGETKIGSLYSYDIGIEFEKDNIVKDPEFLQKLDIFIQEIEEFPLTKRTTSLLDTLKELNQVLNDGSLEYYKIPETGPMVAQTLLLYENAGGNEIDKWVDYNYKKLRIRVEISDYKQKEISDELQKIEQLGQEFFPEGKVFVSGSIAKYTDMMYKVSLGQVKAFLIAMLIIAVLMMIVFASVKVGLIGLIPNISPALAVGGVMGIFGIPFDMMTSVIIPMLMGLAVDDTIHFINHAKYEYQKRGDYVLSIEDTFRTVGKSLFMTSLILILNFTAYLTSIVKFYVHFGILAGVGILVALLADYFVTPICLNITKPFDEKYKNIDNESKDFS; translated from the coding sequence ATGAACTTAGAAAAAATAAATACTAAGTTTAGAGCATTAGGTAAAAAAATAATAAAATACCGTTATTTAATTTTAATTATGTTTGTTCTTTTGCTTGGTTTTGCTTTTAACGGATTGAAGGGGATAGAAAGTGATTCTTCTAATGATGCCTGGTATTTTGATGATGATCCGGTAATAGTATTAGAGAATAGATTCGAAAGGATGTTTGGTAATACAGATATATTTGCGGTACATGTTCAGCTTGATGATGTTTTTAAGAAAGAGAATCTAGAAAAAATAAGGGAGTTAACAGAGGAGTTAGAAGATAAAGTCCCTTTAGTAGATGATATAATTTCGATTACAGATTTCGAATATATTAATGGTACAGACTGGGGTATAGATATTGGTGATCTTATACCTGAGGAAATACCAGATAATGCAAAAGAACTAGCTGAATTAAAGAGAAGAGCTTTAGCAAAAAAATCGCTTTTTAATAGGTTGGTTTCTGATGATGGAAAAGAGACCTGGATTTTAGGTAATTTAAAAAAAGACCCAGATAATTGGCGAAAAAACAAAGACTATCTAACTTATTTACAGAATAAAGCTAAAGAGTATCATGAACTATATAAGGAATTTGATTTATCAAAACCTGTTGCTCCAAATTATATTACCGGGAAGGTAGTAAATAAAATTGCCCGTCAGGAAAAGTATAAGGATTTAAATCCTAGAACAACTGGAATGCCTTGCATAAATGTAGATAAAAGGGGTTTTTTTGCTAAAGAAACACCGCGCTTGATGGGGTTAGGCTTAATAATATCAGTAATTTTATTAGGAATATTTTTGCGTTCATGGAGAGGGGTTATTTTCCCGATTATTACTGCTATAGGGACAATGATTATTACCTTAGGGATTGAAGGATATTTTAAAACAACAGTCCAACCTTCAATACTTCCCATGCCTTTATTTTTAGGTTTAGCGGTAGCGGTAGGTTATTCAATTCATCTCTTTAATTTTTTTAAAAAAGAACTATTAAAAACAGGAAAGAGAAAAGAAGCAGTAGTAATAGCAATAGAAAAGACAGGCTGGCCCCTTTTATTTACTGCTTTAACAACTATTTTTGCTTTAATGTCGTTTGTGTTTATTAAAATAAAGTCTTTAAATTGGGTTGGATATACTACTGCTGGAATAGTAGCTGTTACTTATTTGTTGATTTTAATAGTTTTCCCGATTTTTTTGAGTTTTGGAAGGGATAAAAAAGTTACTGCTAAAATAAATAATAAAAAAACTAGCGGACTGGAAGAAAAACTAGGTAATTTTGGGAAATGGACTTTGAATAATACTAAACCAATAATAATTATCTTTATTGTTTTAACACTGGTATCTGTCTATGGAATAACAAAAACTGAAGTGGATTTTGATAATGAAAGGACAATGGGGAGGAAAATTCCTTATGTAGATAGGATGTTAAGTGCAGGGGAAACGAAAATTGGTTCTTTATATAGTTATGATATAGGGATTGAGTTTGAAAAAGATAATATAGTTAAAGACCCGGAATTTTTACAGAAATTAGATATATTTATTCAGGAGATAGAAGAATTTCCGCTTACTAAAAGGACTACTTCACTTTTAGATACATTGAAGGAATTAAATCAGGTTTTAAATGATGGCAGTCTTGAATATTATAAAATACCCGAGACAGGACCGATGGTAGCTCAAACATTACTATTATATGAAAATGCTGGAGGAAATGAAATAGATAAATGGGTTGATTATAACTATAAAAAATTGCGGATTAGAGTGGAAATTTCTGACTATAAACAAAAGGAAATATCTGACGAACTTCAAAAAATAGAACAGCTGGGCCAGGAATTTTTTCCAGAGGGCAAGGTGTTTGTCAGTGGATCGATTGCCAAATATACAGATATGATGTATAAGGTTTCACTAGGTCAAGTAAAGGCTTTTTTAATTGCAATGCTTATAATTGCTGTTTTAATGATGATTGTCTTTGCCAGTGTCAAGGTGGGTTTAATTGGATTAATTCCTAATATATCACCGGCTCTAGCGGTTGGAGGGGTTATGGGAATTTTCGGCATTCCTTTTGATATGATGACTTCAGTAATAATTCCAATGTTAATGGGACTGGCCGTAGATGATACAATTCATTTCATTAATCATGCTAAATATGAATACCAGAAGAGGGGAGATTATGTTTTATCTATAGAAGATACCTTTAGGACAGTTGGAAAATCTTTGTTTATGACTTCCCTAATATTAATCTTGAATTTTACAGCATATTTGACCTCTATTGTTAAATTTTATGTTCATTTTGGAATTTTAGCGGGAGTAGGGATTTTAGTAGCGCTTTTAGCTGATTATTTTGTGACCCCAATATGTTTAAATATTACTAAACCCTTTGATGAAAAATATAAAAATATAGATAATGAATCAAAAGATTTTTCATAA
- a CDS encoding DUF1302 family protein, whose amino-acid sequence MRKPLVFSLLIIVFLIFAVNNVLAQGLQFDGFLESYYSIKLKDDHDFIGERSRFRLNLRNSSDNMYMFASLNGVSNGIIEDDELEVEIHEAYLEYTQPLWDVKIGRQIYSWGKADGVRITDVLSPCDYSEFITRDFDEIRIPVDSVKYRYLFPMADLELVWIPTFTEPVYPGDEDNPWYVEKGIKVNSAEEVENELGNSELAARLSFYLNGIDFSFSTAYLWDDEATYHKTGATFTPEYHRLRFYGLDLSKPVNDFVIRFESAYYQGKYFSADNNCGLLERDYVHSLAGLDWYPGNNWTVTTQLTNKYIFDYEDEIEEDESQTILTLNLSKKFYRETLELANMVYYETDERDGFNRISLDYAVNDNLHFLTGIDYFFGDEGEFANYDDNDSLWVKVKYNF is encoded by the coding sequence ATGAGAAAACCGCTAGTATTTTCTTTATTAATTATAGTGTTTTTAATTTTTGCAGTTAATAATGTTTTAGCTCAGGGACTCCAATTTGATGGTTTTTTAGAAAGCTATTATTCGATAAAATTAAAAGACGATCATGATTTTATTGGTGAACGTTCAAGGTTTAGATTAAATCTTAGGAATAGTAGTGATAATATGTATATGTTTGCCTCTTTAAATGGGGTTAGTAATGGAATAATAGAAGATGATGAGTTAGAAGTAGAGATCCATGAAGCCTATCTTGAATATACCCAGCCCCTGTGGGATGTAAAAATTGGCAGACAGATCTATAGCTGGGGGAAGGCAGATGGAGTAAGGATAACGGATGTGCTTTCACCCTGTGACTATAGTGAATTTATTACCAGGGATTTTGATGAGATAAGGATACCGGTAGATTCAGTAAAATACAGATATTTGTTTCCTATGGCTGATTTAGAGTTAGTCTGGATTCCTACCTTTACAGAGCCAGTATACCCTGGGGATGAGGATAATCCCTGGTATGTGGAAAAAGGTATTAAGGTAAATTCAGCAGAAGAGGTTGAAAATGAGTTAGGGAATAGTGAACTGGCAGCAAGATTGTCTTTTTATCTAAACGGAATAGACTTTTCCTTTTCAACAGCCTATTTATGGGATGATGAAGCTACCTATCATAAAACAGGTGCTACCTTTACACCAGAATACCATCGTTTAAGATTCTACGGTCTTGATTTATCAAAACCAGTAAATGATTTTGTAATCAGGTTTGAGTCAGCCTATTATCAGGGCAAATATTTTTCTGCTGATAATAATTGTGGACTATTGGAAAGGGATTATGTTCATTCTTTAGCAGGTTTAGACTGGTATCCTGGAAACAACTGGACAGTAACTACCCAGCTTACCAATAAATATATCTTTGATTATGAAGATGAAATAGAAGAAGATGAGAGTCAGACTATCCTGACATTAAATCTAAGCAAGAAGTTCTATAGAGAGACCCTTGAACTTGCTAATATGGTTTATTATGAAACCGATGAGAGGGATGGTTTTAATAGAATTTCTTTAGATTATGCAGTAAATGACAACCTTCATTTCTTAACAGGGATAGATTATTTCTTTGGGGATGAAGGGGAGTTTGCAAACTATGATGATAATGATTCATTATGGGTAAAGGTTAAATATAATTTTTAA
- a CDS encoding outer membrane lipoprotein-sorting protein, with protein MRNRILLVFLLLILVLGTVVQAAELTGRDIMVKVDNRDDGDTRKAKMVMTLINNVGDKRIREVVSYQKDYGKDTKAIMIFESPGDVKGTGYLSWEYDDEDKEDNRWLYMPALRKIRRISGSSNDDYFMGTDFTYDDMGDRNVDEDEHTLLREEELNGYQCWVIQSIPKEIDEGDYTKKISWIRQDIAMAIKTDYYNEYGLLKTYQAKDIVEIDGIWTPKQRLMVNKQDEHQTIIDMTELKFNVAMDDNLFRTSMLKRGNIRY; from the coding sequence ATGAGAAATAGAATATTATTAGTGTTTTTATTGTTAATCTTAGTGCTTGGAACTGTTGTTCAGGCAGCTGAACTGACAGGGAGAGATATTATGGTGAAGGTTGATAATAGGGATGATGGTGATACAAGGAAGGCAAAAATGGTAATGACCTTAATCAATAATGTAGGTGATAAGCGGATAAGAGAGGTAGTAAGTTATCAGAAAGACTATGGGAAAGACACTAAAGCAATTATGATCTTTGAAAGCCCGGGAGATGTGAAGGGTACAGGTTATTTAAGCTGGGAGTATGATGACGAGGATAAGGAAGATAATAGATGGCTTTATATGCCTGCTTTACGAAAAATAAGGAGAATCAGTGGGAGTTCCAATGATGACTATTTTATGGGAACAGATTTCACCTATGATGATATGGGAGACAGGAATGTAGATGAAGATGAGCATACCTTATTGCGAGAAGAAGAGCTAAATGGGTATCAATGCTGGGTTATTCAATCAATTCCTAAAGAAATTGATGAAGGGGATTATACCAAGAAGATATCCTGGATAAGACAGGATATAGCTATGGCAATAAAGACTGACTACTATAACGAATATGGTTTACTAAAAACCTACCAGGCTAAAGATATTGTCGAGATAGATGGGATCTGGACCCCTAAACAAAGGTTAATGGTTAACAAACAGGATGAACACCAGACTATTATAGATATGACAGAACTTAAATTTAATGTAGCAATGGATGATAATCTATTTAGGACCTCAATGTTAAAACGGGGGAATATCAGATATTAG